TTCGACGCGGTGGCGACGGGCCACAACCTCGACGACGAGGCGAGCTTCATATTCGCCAACCTGATGAACTGGAACACGCAGTACCTGGCAAAACAGGGGCCGATAACTCCGGAACAGTTCAACGGAAAGCTCGTGAAGAAGATAAAGCCGCTTTACGAGCTGACCGAGAGGGAGGTGGTCGCCTACGCCCTGGCGAACGGCATAGAGTACCACATCGAGGAATGTCCCCACGCGGTTGGAGCTACGACCATAGAGTACAAGGGCATACTCAACGAGATGGAGGAGAAGAGGCCGGGAACCAAAATCAACTTCGTGAAGGGCTACCTGAGGAAGAAGCACCTGTTCGAGGTGGAGCTCCAGGAAACGGAGCTGAGGGAGTGCAAAGTTTGCGGAATGCCGTCGAGCGGGGAGGTCTGCTCGTTCTGCAGGTTCTGGCGCAGGGAGGAGCCCCTGAGCTTCAATCTGGGGACAAGGGAAGGTATTTAAGGGTTCACTAAGTACAATAGTGCACCAGTGAATGCAGTAACGTTCGGAGGGAATGTGTATGGACGTGGCAGATACCCTCATAACGAGTCTCTGGGAGTCCCTAAAAATGGGGGAGCTTGTCGTCATAGAACGAACCGACAGCAGGGACCAGTACTTCGGACTGTACCAGCTTCTCACCTGGGGAGAGTCCAAGGGGTATAAAATCATCGTGGTAGATGTCTTCGACTCCTTCCACCTCATAAAGGCCAAAGCAAGGCTCACGGGCATAAACACGGAAATATTCGACAGGGTGGCTGCCATCAAAATCGGAGGCAAGATCCGGACGGGACGGGTTGTTGGAACCGTTGAGGAAGTCTCCGAGCCCGCGATTCTGATAAAGAAGTTCAAGGAAGCCTACGAAAAGGCCCTAACCTCAGATGAACCTATACTGACTATCGTCCTCGGGCTGGAGAAGCTCTTCATAGCCTCCGAGTTCTCATCAAAGAACGTCCAGGCCATAATCAGACTGATGTCCAAATACGTCGGGGATGAGAGACGGCTGGGGATTCACCTGGTGAAGACCAGCATCATAGACCCCAGCAA
This sequence is a window from Thermococcus sp.. Protein-coding genes within it:
- a CDS encoding TIGR00269 family protein; translated protein: MRCKFCERPAFIKLHYPRTYLCPEHFTEYFERKVKRTIERYKLIRPGERILVVVSGGKDSAVTAHVLKKLGYDIECLHINLGIGEYSEKSEEYAKKQCEALGVPLHIVRVKELLDHGIGEVRTRRPTCSYCGLTKRYIFNKFAYDNGFDAVATGHNLDDEASFIFANLMNWNTQYLAKQGPITPEQFNGKLVKKIKPLYELTEREVVAYALANGIEYHIEECPHAVGATTIEYKGILNEMEEKRPGTKINFVKGYLRKKHLFEVELQETELRECKVCGMPSSGEVCSFCRFWRREEPLSFNLGTREGI
- a CDS encoding DUF257 family protein; translation: MDVADTLITSLWESLKMGELVVIERTDSRDQYFGLYQLLTWGESKGYKIIVVDVFDSFHLIKAKARLTGINTEIFDRVAAIKIGGKIRTGRVVGTVEEVSEPAILIKKFKEAYEKALTSDEPILTIVLGLEKLFIASEFSSKNVQAIIRLMSKYVGDERRLGIHLVKTSIIDPSKQSVINLLEDIATTVIRVSKKDKITEFHVVKSVNRRLEGMTVRV